The following are encoded together in the Sphingomicrobium clamense genome:
- a CDS encoding ABC transporter ATP-binding protein → MSEPVLATHDLRRSFSQGGVTINVLRGVELTIRPGEIVALLGPSGSGKSTLLQAVGLLEGGFEGSIRINGVEASRLDGDERTRLRADTLGFVYQFHHLLPDFDARENVVLPQLIAGATQDEAIARADELLTRLGLAERLDHRPSKLSGGEQQRVAVARALANRPPLVLADEPTGNLDEKTSDRVFDAFIELTRQEGSAALVATHNERLAARMDRVVRLHEGVLS, encoded by the coding sequence ATGAGTGAGCCGGTCCTCGCCACCCACGACCTGCGCCGCAGTTTCAGCCAAGGCGGAGTGACCATCAATGTGCTCCGCGGGGTCGAGCTGACCATCCGCCCGGGCGAGATCGTCGCGCTGCTGGGCCCCTCGGGCTCGGGCAAGTCGACGCTGCTACAGGCGGTCGGTCTGCTCGAGGGCGGGTTCGAAGGGTCGATCCGAATCAATGGTGTCGAAGCATCGCGGCTCGACGGCGACGAACGCACCCGGCTGCGCGCGGACACACTCGGCTTCGTCTACCAGTTTCACCATTTGCTGCCCGATTTCGACGCGCGTGAAAATGTCGTGCTGCCACAGCTCATCGCCGGTGCGACGCAAGACGAGGCCATCGCGCGCGCGGATGAATTGCTCACGCGGCTCGGGCTTGCCGAGCGCCTCGACCATCGTCCTTCGAAGCTGTCGGGCGGGGAGCAGCAGCGGGTCGCGGTGGCGCGCGCGTTGGCCAACCGACCTCCGCTGGTGCTGGCCGACGAGCCCACGGGCAACCTCGACGAGAAAACCTCGGACCGCGTGTTCGATGCCTTCATCGAGCTGACTCGGCAGGAAGGCTCGGCCGCCCTCGTCGCCACGCATAACGAGCGTCTTGCCGCACGCATGGACCGCGTCGTTCGCCTTCACGAGGGAGTGTTGTCATGA
- a CDS encoding lipoprotein-releasing ABC transporter permease subunit, with the protein MILSSYERMAARRYLLPHKGEGFIFVVAGFSVGAVALGVAALIIVMSVMNGFRAELFDRIVGLNGHALVQGYDGRLSDWERIADEAKQIPGVISAQPLIEQPLMATANGRVEGVLARGNRMSDLRESPIITDNVIAGTLDELEPGSGNVAIGARLADLLAAYPGSEISLISPDGRPTPVGTVPRIVTYRVAAIFEVGVYDFDKAFVVMPMEDAQTLLMMGDDVAMVELEVDDPDNVATVLRALQPKVVGEGVLVDWRQMNTALFEALEIERIAMFVVLSIIILVAAFNIASSLIMLVRSKRRDIAILRTMGATRAAMTRIFMTVGLTIGAVGILAGIVLGAIFLFFRQGVVDLIQKLSGQDLWDPSVRFLSELPSKTDPVEVGAIIILTVLLVFLATLFPARKAAATDPVEVLRYE; encoded by the coding sequence ATGATCCTGTCCTCCTACGAACGCATGGCGGCGCGGCGCTATTTGCTGCCGCACAAGGGCGAGGGGTTCATCTTCGTCGTCGCCGGCTTCTCGGTGGGCGCGGTCGCGCTGGGCGTCGCGGCGCTCATCATCGTCATGAGCGTGATGAACGGGTTTCGCGCCGAGCTGTTTGACCGGATTGTCGGGCTCAATGGCCACGCGCTGGTGCAGGGTTATGACGGGCGGCTTTCGGACTGGGAGCGGATCGCCGACGAGGCGAAGCAAATTCCTGGCGTCATTTCCGCGCAGCCGCTGATCGAGCAGCCACTGATGGCGACCGCCAACGGACGGGTCGAAGGCGTGCTGGCACGCGGCAACCGCATGTCGGACTTGCGCGAAAGCCCTATCATTACCGACAATGTCATTGCCGGAACGCTCGATGAGCTTGAACCCGGTAGCGGCAATGTCGCCATCGGCGCGCGGCTCGCCGACCTGCTCGCCGCCTATCCGGGCAGCGAAATCTCGTTGATCAGCCCGGATGGCCGGCCCACGCCAGTGGGGACGGTGCCGCGCATCGTAACTTATCGCGTCGCAGCGATCTTCGAGGTGGGCGTCTATGATTTTGACAAGGCGTTCGTGGTCATGCCGATGGAGGATGCGCAGACCCTCCTGATGATGGGCGACGACGTCGCGATGGTCGAATTGGAAGTTGACGATCCCGACAATGTCGCGACGGTGCTTAGAGCGCTTCAGCCCAAGGTCGTGGGCGAAGGCGTGTTGGTCGATTGGCGACAGATGAATACGGCTTTGTTCGAAGCGCTCGAGATCGAGCGCATCGCAATGTTCGTCGTTCTCTCGATCATCATTCTCGTCGCCGCCTTCAACATTGCCAGCTCGCTGATCATGCTCGTCCGATCAAAGCGGCGAGACATTGCGATCTTGCGCACCATGGGAGCGACCCGCGCGGCGATGACGCGCATCTTCATGACCGTCGGCCTGACAATCGGCGCGGTAGGCATCCTGGCCGGCATCGTCCTTGGCGCGATATTCCTGTTCTTCCGCCAGGGCGTCGTCGACCTCATCCAGAAATTGTCGGGACAGGACCTGTGGGATCCCAGCGTCCGCTTCCTTTCCGAACTGCCCTCCAAGACCGATCCGGTCGAGGTCGGCGCGATCATCATCCTGACGGTGCTGCTCGTCTTCCTCGCGACGCTGTTCCCGGCGCGCAAGGCGGCGGCGACCGATCCGGTGGAGGTGCTGCGTTATGAGTGA
- the proS gene encoding proline--tRNA ligase, with protein MRLSRAFLPVLKESPSDAQIVSHKLMLQAGLIRQTSAGIYAWLPLGHRVLQKVEQIVREEQDRIGQEMLMPTIQPADLWKESGRYEAYGPEMLRIEDRHGREMLYGPTNEDMITALFRDDVKSYRDLPRMLYHIQWKFRDEVRPRFGVMRGREFLMKDAYSFDLDEEGAKKSYYRQLLAYLRTFRRMGIKAVPMQADSGPIGGKLSHEFLVLAPTGESEVFYDAAFDEMDLEREGLSYEDDAGLEALFEEVTSHYAATDETHDEARWDAVASADQRTGRGIEVGHIFYFGPKYSEAMGLKVSGKDGDMVTPMMGSYGVGVSRLVGAIIEASHDDNGIIWPEAVAPWKVGLVTMRADDAATVAAAEDLYAKLDAAGAETLYDDRDERGGVKLGGMDLMGLPWQVIIGPRGLKNGVVEVKNRRTGEREELTPEAALAKLTA; from the coding sequence TTGCGCCTGTCCCGTGCCTTCCTCCCCGTCCTCAAGGAAAGCCCCTCCGACGCCCAAATCGTCAGCCACAAGCTGATGTTGCAGGCGGGCCTCATTCGCCAGACCAGCGCGGGGATCTACGCCTGGCTGCCGCTTGGCCATCGCGTGCTGCAGAAGGTCGAGCAGATCGTGCGCGAGGAGCAGGATCGCATCGGACAGGAAATGCTGATGCCGACGATTCAGCCCGCCGACCTGTGGAAGGAAAGCGGCCGCTACGAAGCCTACGGCCCCGAAATGCTGCGCATCGAGGATCGCCACGGTCGCGAGATGCTTTACGGCCCCACCAACGAGGACATGATCACGGCCCTGTTCCGCGACGATGTGAAATCCTATCGCGACCTGCCGCGCATGCTCTACCATATCCAGTGGAAATTCCGCGACGAAGTCCGTCCGCGCTTCGGAGTCATGCGCGGGCGCGAATTCCTGATGAAGGACGCCTACAGCTTCGACCTTGACGAGGAGGGCGCGAAGAAGAGCTATTATCGCCAGCTGCTCGCCTATCTGCGGACCTTCCGCCGGATGGGGATCAAGGCGGTGCCGATGCAGGCCGACAGCGGACCCATTGGCGGCAAGCTCAGCCATGAGTTCCTGGTGCTCGCGCCGACGGGCGAAAGCGAAGTCTTCTACGACGCGGCGTTCGACGAGATGGACCTCGAGCGCGAAGGTCTGTCCTATGAGGACGATGCCGGGCTCGAGGCGTTGTTCGAGGAAGTCACGAGCCACTACGCCGCCACCGACGAAACGCATGACGAGGCGCGCTGGGATGCGGTCGCCTCCGCCGACCAGCGCACCGGACGCGGGATCGAGGTGGGGCACATCTTCTACTTCGGGCCCAAATATTCTGAGGCGATGGGGCTCAAGGTGTCGGGCAAGGACGGCGACATGGTCACGCCGATGATGGGCAGTTACGGCGTCGGCGTCTCGCGCCTCGTCGGGGCGATCATCGAGGCGAGCCATGACGATAACGGCATCATCTGGCCCGAAGCAGTGGCTCCCTGGAAAGTCGGGCTCGTGACCATGCGCGCCGATGATGCAGCGACGGTCGCTGCAGCCGAGGACCTTTACGCCAAGCTCGATGCCGCAGGGGCGGAAACGCTTTATGACGACCGCGACGAGCGCGGGGGCGTGAAGCTGGGCGGCATGGACCTGATGGGGCTGCCCTGGCAGGTCATCATCGGCCCGCGCGGGCTCAAGAATGGCGTTGTCGAAGTCAAGAATCGGCGGACGGGGGAACGCGAGGAATTGACCCCCGAAGCTGCGCTGGCCAAGCTCACCGCATGA
- a CDS encoding serine hydrolase domain-containing protein has translation MLTISIAASLAQTGAVPPDFAQRAEQILEAAYDENAPGAVAIVVDDGQVVFEAGHGLADVEAGTPITPDTVFRYASITKQFTAATIMQLVAEGKISLDAPLSDYLPEYPQPGASATVRQLLNHTSGIMSYTSMPGFMDPENTAKPMTTAQMIDYFDDAEMPAEHGARLAYNNSAYILLGAIIERVTGKNWDAAIRERIANPIGLTSLTSGVYEAGIEGMAKGYSLDDGEVVPAQTIHMSLPHAAGALIGTVGDLATWAEALHSGKVVDAERYAEMIAPTQMADGSTTPFGFGLMNAEVRGAATIGHSGGIFGFSTDSLYIPEEDVFVAVLANSNSPKTDPSFVTRQLAALAIGNPFPEYEKQPLDLAALEGFEGRYEFDDAVRDLRLKDGKLFSQREGSGALEVFHAGDGIYFYGPDSATFFKLARNDEGTPVIRFHSDGAETASVGTRIGDAPKGPEYLDVSTLDVSGLIGTYVWPIGEFTVSQDDKGNVLGQLAGQGQAPMQPVSLTEWHVPQVGAVLTFTIEDGQATSLKLNQRGGELEGPRKQD, from the coding sequence GTGCTTACCATTTCCATCGCTGCATCGCTTGCGCAGACAGGCGCGGTGCCGCCCGATTTTGCCCAGCGCGCCGAGCAGATTCTTGAGGCCGCTTATGACGAAAACGCGCCCGGCGCAGTCGCGATTGTCGTCGATGACGGGCAGGTCGTGTTCGAAGCAGGTCATGGCCTTGCCGATGTCGAAGCTGGCACGCCGATCACACCCGATACGGTCTTCCGCTATGCATCGATTACCAAGCAGTTCACCGCCGCGACTATCATGCAGCTCGTCGCGGAAGGGAAGATTTCCCTCGACGCGCCGCTTAGCGACTATCTGCCAGAATATCCGCAGCCCGGCGCCTCGGCGACGGTCCGCCAATTGCTCAACCACACGTCGGGCATCATGAGCTACACGTCGATGCCGGGCTTCATGGACCCCGAAAATACCGCCAAGCCGATGACGACGGCGCAGATGATCGACTATTTCGACGATGCCGAGATGCCCGCCGAGCATGGCGCTCGGCTAGCTTATAACAACAGCGCCTACATTCTGCTCGGCGCGATCATCGAGCGCGTGACGGGGAAGAACTGGGACGCGGCGATCCGCGAGCGCATCGCCAACCCGATCGGACTGACGAGCCTTACCAGCGGTGTTTATGAGGCCGGGATCGAAGGCATGGCCAAAGGTTATAGCCTCGATGATGGGGAGGTCGTTCCCGCACAGACCATCCACATGTCACTTCCCCACGCCGCCGGTGCGCTGATTGGCACGGTTGGCGATCTGGCGACCTGGGCCGAGGCGCTTCACTCGGGCAAGGTCGTGGATGCCGAGCGCTATGCCGAGATGATCGCACCGACCCAGATGGCGGACGGGAGCACGACCCCGTTCGGCTTCGGCCTCATGAATGCGGAGGTGCGCGGTGCCGCTACCATCGGGCATAGCGGCGGTATCTTCGGTTTCTCGACCGACAGCCTCTACATCCCCGAAGAAGACGTGTTCGTCGCGGTCCTCGCCAATTCGAACAGTCCCAAGACCGATCCCAGCTTCGTGACGCGACAACTCGCCGCTCTCGCGATCGGAAATCCTTTCCCCGAATATGAGAAGCAGCCGCTCGACCTGGCAGCGCTCGAAGGGTTCGAGGGGCGTTACGAGTTCGATGACGCCGTGCGCGACCTCCGGTTGAAAGACGGCAAACTCTTTTCGCAGCGCGAAGGCTCTGGCGCGCTCGAAGTCTTTCACGCCGGCGATGGGATCTACTTTTACGGTCCCGACAGCGCGACCTTCTTCAAGCTCGCCCGCAATGATGAGGGAACGCCCGTCATCCGCTTCCACAGCGATGGCGCGGAAACGGCCAGCGTCGGAACCCGTATCGGCGATGCGCCCAAGGGACCCGAGTATCTCGACGTCTCGACCCTCGATGTCTCGGGCCTGATCGGCACCTACGTCTGGCCCATCGGCGAATTCACCGTCTCGCAGGACGACAAAGGCAATGTGCTGGGCCAGCTGGCGGGGCAGGGGCAGGCACCGATGCAGCCGGTCAGCCTCACCGAATGGCACGTGCCGCAAGTCGGTGCCGTACTGACTTTCACGATCGAGGATGGCCAGGCGACCAGCCTGAAGCTCAACCAGCGCGGCGGTGAACTCGAAGGCCCGCGCAAGCAAGACTAG
- a CDS encoding CgeB family protein translates to MNGGEFANLRVALIADDLTRECLEQECRVANVTPFNAWAVLHLWKPDLLFVESSWKGRRERWRYKIAAYPDHPNRSNRTLAKVVAMARDLDIPCIFWNREDGVHFDRFIDSAKLFDRVLTVDDTMVPRYREVLGPDAKVDVMMFAASSALHFPKPVEKEKRAAFVGSYSSHIHHDRRAWQDMMFEASRDLGLTVYDRNSDRKPDHYRFPDLPWIEVRPAVPHRATSDIYRRFAVNLNVNTITGSTTAFSRRLVEILACGGVTATNPTPAVEQHFGEYCEVVSDIDHAEAYLGRIARDGLTTQDIERAGVASDYVLTHHVWTNRVAQIVDFAAI, encoded by the coding sequence ATGAACGGGGGTGAGTTCGCGAATCTTCGTGTGGCGCTGATTGCAGACGACCTGACGCGCGAATGTCTCGAGCAGGAATGCCGGGTCGCAAACGTGACGCCTTTCAACGCCTGGGCGGTCCTGCACCTATGGAAGCCCGACCTCCTGTTCGTGGAATCGAGCTGGAAGGGGAGGCGGGAACGTTGGCGCTACAAGATCGCCGCATATCCGGATCATCCCAATCGTTCGAACCGGACGCTTGCGAAAGTCGTCGCCATGGCGCGCGATCTCGATATTCCCTGTATCTTCTGGAATCGCGAAGACGGCGTTCACTTCGACCGCTTTATCGACAGCGCGAAGCTGTTCGATCGCGTGCTGACGGTCGATGACACGATGGTGCCGCGCTATCGCGAGGTCCTCGGGCCCGACGCCAAAGTCGATGTGATGATGTTCGCGGCATCCTCGGCGCTTCATTTTCCCAAGCCAGTGGAGAAAGAAAAGCGCGCGGCGTTCGTCGGCAGCTATTCCTCCCACATCCATCACGATCGCCGCGCCTGGCAGGACATGATGTTCGAGGCGAGCCGCGATCTTGGCCTGACCGTCTATGACCGAAACAGCGACCGAAAGCCGGACCACTACCGCTTTCCGGACCTGCCATGGATCGAAGTCAGACCCGCCGTGCCTCATCGCGCAACGTCCGACATCTACCGGCGCTTTGCGGTCAATTTGAACGTCAATACAATCACTGGGTCGACCACAGCCTTCTCCCGGCGGCTGGTCGAAATACTCGCTTGCGGCGGTGTCACAGCCACCAATCCCACGCCTGCGGTAGAGCAACATTTCGGGGAGTATTGCGAGGTCGTCTCCGACATTGATCATGCCGAGGCCTATCTCGGGCGGATCGCTCGCGACGGGCTGACGACGCAAGATATCGAGCGCGCAGGGGTCGCGTCCGATTACGTGCTGACCCATCACGTCTGGACGAACCGGGTCGCGCAAATCGTCGACTTTGCTGCAATCTAG